The following coding sequences are from one Salvia hispanica cultivar TCC Black 2014 chromosome 3, UniMelb_Shisp_WGS_1.0, whole genome shotgun sequence window:
- the LOC125216171 gene encoding dirigent protein 25-like — MAFQLKATISFLILALAISSATSARILDEEPAPAAAAATTPSVAAAAAATTVAAGEHPLTFFMHDILGGSRPSAIAVTGIVANPAVGGQVPFAKPNGAVLPVNNGVPTNNANGGIVNNNNVPFLTGLSGFTSNIANNNNNNNNGIIGGMPGFPVLNSAQFPSGSTLQKLMFGTMTVFDDEVTEGHELGSGLVGKAQGFYIYSSEDGNSQTMAFTVMFAGGGYADSISFFGVHRTAVAESHLAIMGGTGKHVNAKGFAKVKTFPGGQHETDGMETLLQITVYLAY; from the coding sequence ATGGCGTTTCAACTCAAAGCCACCATCTCCTTTCTCATCCTAGCCCTCGCAATCTCCTCTGCCACCTCCGCCCGAATCCTTGACGAGGAGCCCGCACCAGCTGCCGCTGCTGCCACCACACCATCCGTGGCTGCAGCCGCAGCCGCAACCACTGTGGCGGCGGGCGAGCACCCTCTAACCTTCTTCATGCACGACATACTTGGCGGCAGCCGCCCCTCAGCCATCGCAGTAACCGGCATCGTAGCCAACCCGGCCGTGGGCGGCCAGGTCCCCTTCGCAAAACCCAACGGCGCCGTCCTCCCAGTCAACAACGGCGTCCCCACGAACAACGCCAACGGCGGCATcgtcaacaacaacaacgtCCCCTTCCTCACCGGCCTCAGCGGCTTCACCTCCAACATCgccaacaacaacaacaacaataacaatGGAATCATCGGAGGCATGCCCGGGTTCCCGGTCCTGAACAGCGCGCAATTCCCGTCGGGCAGCACACTGCAGAAGCTGATGTTCGGCACGATGACCGTGTTTGACGACGAGGTGACAGAGGGGCACGAGCTCGGGTCGGGCTTGGTCGGGAAGGCGCAGGGCTTCTACATCTACAGCAGCGAGGACGGGAACAGCCAGACCATGGCCTTCACCGTCATGTTCGCCGGCGGGGGATACGCCGACAGCATCAGCTTCTTCGGGGTGCACCGGACGGCGGTGGCGGAGTCACATCTCGCAATCATGGGAGGCACCGGGAAGCATGTAAACGCGAAGGGGTTTGCGAAGGTGAAGACGTTTCCCGGCGGGCAGCACGAGACCGATGGGATGGAGACGCTGCTTCAGATCACTGTTTATCTTGCTTACTAG
- the LOC125216170 gene encoding DNA repair protein RAD51 homolog 4, translating into MAPLEDLERDYPIIDSNFRMFCASHGIFTDTDFLLHDLSALEAFARQDYEPQKLEQGIKQILSIIESGQRPWLNGLELLEDSQLYKCTISTGCERIDILLQGGLRAGHVTELVGPSCSGKTQVCLKAASHVARNSLGKVVYFDTGNSFSPKRVAQFLCLSPDPSTTQINKTVERDMSSIVCHSVFDIFTLLDMLRQLRNNLRSQISFQVRMLIIDSLSSLIAPVLGGGGVHGHALMATAGFLLKEIAHESNLRVVVTNHMVAGEAGMLKPALGESWKSIPHVRLLLSGKYSANGTRIKILKHPYLASGKSTDFVVI; encoded by the exons ATGGCGCCACTAGAAGATTTAGAGCGAGATTATCCAATCATCGATTCCAATTTCCGTATGTTCTGTGCTTCACACGGCATTTTCACCG ATACAGATTTCCTTTTGCATGACCTTTCTGCATTAGAGGCTTTTGCTAGACAAGACTATGAACCCCAAAAATTGGAACAG GGAATTAAGCAAATTTTGTCTATAATAGAGAGTGGGCAACGACCTTGGCTAAATGGTTTGGAATTGTTAGAAGATTCCCAACTTTACAAGTGTACTATATCCACAGGATGTGAAAG GATTGATATTCTTCTGCAAGGAGGATTGCGTGCGGGTCATGTAACAGAGCTAGTCGGGCCATCATGTTCTGGTAAAACTCAA GTTTGCCTTAAAGCTGCATCACATGTAGCAAGGAACTCTTTGGGCAAGGTGGTCTACTTTGATACAGGCAACTCCTTTTCACCTAAACGTGTCGCACAGTTTCTCTGTCTCTCGCCAGATCCTTCCACTACACAG ATAAATAAAACTGTCGAACGAGATATGAGCAGCATAGTTTGCCATTCTGTGTTTGACATCTTTACCCTCCTTGACATGCTCCGCCAGTTAAGGAATAATTTGAGATCTCAG ATTAGTTTCCAGGTGAGGATGCTTATCATTGACTCACTTTCATCACTTATAGCTCCAGTTCTTGGAGGTGGTGGTGTACATG GACATGCCTTAATGGCTACTGCTGGGTTCTTGTTAAAGGAGATTGCACATGAGTCTAACCTCCGTGTCGTG GTGACGAACCACATGGTGGCCGGAGAAGCTGGTATGTTGAAACCAGCACTGGGGGAGAGTTGGAAGAGCATTCCACATGTTAGGCTTCTGTTATCCGGGAAGTATTCAGCCAATGGTACCCGCATCAAAATACTTAAACATCCATATCTG GCTAGTGGAAAGAGCACAGACTTTGTGGTAATATGA